One genomic region from Oncorhynchus gorbuscha isolate QuinsamMale2020 ecotype Even-year linkage group LG13, OgorEven_v1.0, whole genome shotgun sequence encodes:
- the tbc1d10c gene encoding rab GTPase-activating protein eat-17 isoform X4 → MQSASTPTQTPPSGEDSSGSDRGSEVSVGALATETDRFGFILGNGSTAGSEGPSPELVRQREAKWINIISQWDRVLLKNSSKVKEQCQKGIPASLRAKCWPLLCGATDRMRHNKDLYQALDSRPALQSWVDVIERDLDRQFPFHEMFLSRDGHGQRGLFRVLKAFTQLKPEEGYCQAQGPVAAVLLMNMPTEQAFWCLVQISEQYLPGYYSPLLEGVLFDAAMLTRVLKKTCPAAHKHLQRHGVEPLMFATDWLMCLFTRHLPFNTLLRVWDLFFCYGVRVLFQVAVVLVRRALGRVEQREACEGQMETLERLRGVREQVQQEDDNFIAEVCSVPLSSKDLERQTERELEKWRMERPASTFDPRGRCHGYRMAWARVREREEERNRKEREKGNLSLPLIRSPSLLSLSPSLLRKKWIRGSRTDIGEWEGEGRGVRKVSEVWEERSKGGKLRRRSEMDGSPTRAPGVPCPATEDRAPVETREPLEHKEPIEQEDRRQKTQLTPDSDREPSQQHQLTSDHSVTSQGQREEQGGLSQTPVSEQHSDSQTQETDHSKDTMQTQEVLNKQSTASANFITVHIVTETKGEAETSKETETCAGAMTEEETAPDTDLKIYTEEETAPDTDLKTYTEEETAPDTDLKTYTEEETAPDTDLKTYTEEETAPDTDLKTYTEEETAPDTDLKTYTEEETAPDTDLKTYIEAKTEKERVTETHTDVEIQIRAEAKKEEEMEAEVQKGLHTDKSVETETDMGSKETATQTDLNTDTETDTQQEADVNLEAETDTGSLTERDKGTGTETHTDKEIQARTEIQSHKGTETRTDKKSEAVRETALEAHTEPETQEENESAMHIEADTRVEAELGSQIEAETQTDKESEIRVAVYQGIETRTEKATDTNTGTETTMESPHDIQRRTETAKTEVQYTEPSSTIPANQSQVSPELTSTTEPAEERNSSEQKLPEKPQSPVTIRPDQETQKIRESEGEKEKKASTDILPPLHQGKSLTGEIPHIPDNPKSQSQSESPPPADSKADSGNSVSTQIDVSSQRTTPCDGPWATPSGDFRLCKFSSSRRLTRRLSEDLFTKPNQSQPTFTQSNQSNIGFIQSNQPQPTSPIQVPKRPESPKRVTGSNPDTVPSQTGPKSVKGSTDTPRLFGLFRRLKGEQPRQDREKGEHKVPIPQILIQDFSDGTGEGSTVRGEEEENLSSRERRRRRREQERREKEEEKLQKKREKELEKERKRERRKPQTRGKSFQVLHSSVPLPENSGSQTFGSKRNSTPSMETYF, encoded by the exons ATGCAGAGTGCGTCCACCCCGACCCAGACGCCCCCCAGCGGAGAGGACAGTTCTGGTTCTGACagggggtcagaggtcagtgtTGGAGCTCtagccacagagacagaccgcTTCGGCTTCATCCTGGGGAATGGATCCACTGCTGG GAGTGAAGGCCCGTCCCCTGAGCtcgttagacagagagaggccaAGTGGATCAACATCATAAGCCAATGGGATCGTGTCTTACTAAAAAATTCCAGCAAG GTCAAAGAGCAGTGTCAGAAAGGCATCCCAGCATCCCTCAGGGCTAAATGTTGGCCACTGCTGTGTGGCGCCACAGACAGAATGCGCCACAACAAGGACCTCTATCAG gCTCTGGACTCCAGACCCGCACTCCAGAGCTGGGTGGACGTTATAGAGAGAGACTTAGACCGCCAGTTCCCCTTCCATGAGATGTTCCTCTCCAGAGACGGCCATGG ACAGCGTGGTCTGTTCCGGGTGCTGAAGGCCTTCACTCAGCTGAAGCCTGAGGAGGGCTACTGCCAGGCCCAGGGACCTGTAGCAGCTGTACTGCTGATGAACATGCCTACTGAG CAGGCATTCTGGTGTCTGGTGCAGATCAGTGAACAGTACCTCCCTGGCTACTACAGTCCCCTTCTG GAGGGGGTTCTCTTTGACGCAGCCATGCTGACCAGGGTGCTGAAGAAGACGTGTCCCGCGGCTCACAAGCACCTGCAGAGACACGGCGTGGAGCCTCTGATGTTCGCCACCGATTGGTTGATGTGCCTGTTCACACGCCACCTACCCTTTAACACCTTGCTCAGGGTCTGGGACCTGTTCTTCTGCTACG GAGTGCGTGTGTTGTTCCAGGTGGCGGTGGTGTTGGTGCGCAGGGCTCTGGGCCGGGTGGAGCAGAGGGAGGCGTGCGAGGGCCAGATGGAGACTCTGGAGAGGCTGAGGGGTGTGAGGGAGCAGGTGCAGCAGGAGGACGATAACTTCATTGCAGAG gtgtgTTCTGTTCCCCTGTCGAGTAAGGATCTAGAGAGGCAGActgagagagagctggagaagtGGAGAATGGAACGGCCCGCCTCCACCTTTGATCCCCGGGGTCGTTGCCACGGATATCGGATGGCGTGGGCGAGGGttcgagagagggaggaggagaggaacaggaaggagagggagaaagggaacctgtccctccctctgattcgctcgccctccctcctctctctctctccctcgctcctccgCAAGAAGTGGATAAGAGGGAGTAGGACAGACAttggggagtgggagggagaaggcagaggggtGAGGAAGGTTTCAGaggtgtgggaggagagaagcaaGGGAGGGAAACTGAGGAGAAGAAGTGAGATGGATGGTAGTCCAACGAGGGCTCCGGGTGTTCCATGTCCAGCTACAGAGGACAGGGCCCCAGTGGAAACGAGAGAACCGTTAGAACACAAAGAACCCATAGAACAGGAGGACAGAAGGCAGAAAACCCAGCTGACCCCAGATTCAGACAGAGAACCTTCCCAGCAGCATCAGCTCACCTCGGACCACAGCGTCACCTCacagggccagagagaggagcaggggggtcTCAGCCAGACACCAGTCTCTGAGCAGCACAGCGACAGCCAGACACAGGAAACTGACCACAGTAAAGACACCATGCAAACACAGGAAGTACTGAACAAACAGTCAACAGCGAGTGCAAATTTCATCACAGTGCATATAGTGACAGAGAcgaagggagaggcagagacaagcaaggagacagagacatgtgCAGGAGCAATGACAGAGGAGGAAACTGCTCCAGACACAGACCTGAAGATATACACAGAGGAGGAAACTGCTCCAGACACAGACCTGAAGACATACACAGAGGAGGAAACTGCTCCAGACACAGACCTGAAGACATACACAGAGGAGGAAACTGCTCCAGACACAGACCTGAAGACATACACAGAGGAGGAAACTGCTCCAGACACAGACCTGAAGACATACACAGAGGAGGAAACTGCTCCAGACACAGACCTGAAGACATACACAGAGGAGGAAACTGCTCCAGACACAGACCTGAAGAC ATACATTGAAGCAAAGACAGAGAAGGAAAGAGTGACAGAGACCCACACAGATGTAGAGATTCAGATACGAGCAGAAGCCAAgaaagaggaggaaatggaggcaGAGGTACAGAAAGGACTACACACAGATAAAAGTGTAGAGACCGAGACGGACATGGGGTCAAAAGAGACAGCGACTCAAACAGATTTGAATACAGACACggagacagacacacaacaaGAGGCAGATGTAAACTTGGAGGCAGAAACAGACACGGGCTCACTGACCGAGAGAGACAAAGGCactggcacagagacacacaccgacAAGGAGATACAGGCTCGTACAGAGATCCAGTCACACAAAGGGACGGAGACACGGACAGATAAAAAATCTGAGGCAGTGAGAGAAACGGCATTAGAGGCACATACAGAACCAGAGACGCAGGAAGAAAATGAGTCAGCGATGCACATAGAGGCAGACACAAGAGTAGAGGCAGAGTTGGGGTCACAGATTGAGGCAGAAACACAGACGGACAAAGAATCAGAGATACGTGTAGCTGTATACCAAGGGATTGAGACGCGCACGGAGAAAGCCACTGACACAAACACAGGGACAGAGACGACCATGGAGTCTCCACATGACATTCAGAGACGCACAGAGACAGCAAAGACGGaggtacagtacacagagccctCTAGCACAATACCAGCCAATCAGAGCCAGGTTTCTCCAGAGTTGACATCCACTACTGAGCCTGCGGAGGAGAGGAACTCATCAGAACAGAAGCTTCCTGAAAAACCCCAGAGTCCAGTTACCATCCGTCCAGATCAGGAGACCCAGAAAAtcagggagagtgaaggagagaaagaaaagaaagccTCAACTGACATCCTTCCACCATTACATCAGGGGAAATCACTGACAGGTGAAATCCCTCACATACCTGACAACCCAAAGTCACAAAGTCAGAGTGAGTCTCCCCCTCCTGCAGACTCAAAGGCTGACTCTGGCAACTCGGTGTCCACACAAATTGATGTCTCGTCCCAAAGGACTACGCCCTGTGATGGACCGTGGGCAACCCCTTCCGGAGACTTCCGGCTCTGCAAATTCTCCAGCTCCCGGAGGCTCACCCGCAGGCTCTCTGAGGATCTCTTCACTAAGCCCAACCAATCACAACCCACCTTCACACAATCCAATCAATCAAATATAGGCTTCATTCAGTCCAATCAACCACAACCCACATCTCCCATTCAGGTACCAAAGCGCCCAGAATCACCCAAACGGGTGACAGGGAGCAACCCGGACACTGTCCCATCTCAGACTGGGCCTAAATCTGTCAAAGGGTCGACCGACACCCCCAGGCTATTTGGTCTCTTCCGCAGGCTCAAAGGGGAGCAACCAAGGCAggacagggagaaaggggagCACAAAGTCCCCATTCCCCAAATCCTGATCCAGGACTTCAGTGACGGGACAGGTGAGGGGAGCACGGtcaggggggaggaagaggagaacttGAGctccagagagaggaggaggagacggagggagcaggagaggagggagaaagaggaggagaagttacagaagaagagggagaaggagttagagaaagagagaaagagggagaggaggaagcctCAGACGAGGGGAAAGAGTTTTCAGGTGCTACACAGCAGTGTTCCCCTCCCTGAAAACAGTGGCTCACAGACATTTGGTTCCAAAAGAAACTCAACTCCATCTATGGAGACATACTTTTAA
- the tbc1d10c gene encoding treacle protein isoform X3, with translation MQSASTPTQTPPSGEDSSGSDRGSEVSVGALATETDRFGFILGNGSTAGSEGPSPELVRQREAKWINIISQWDRVLLKNSSKVKEQCQKGIPASLRAKCWPLLCGATDRMRHNKDLYQALDSRPALQSWVDVIERDLDRQFPFHEMFLSRDGHGQRGLFRVLKAFTQLKPEEGYCQAQGPVAAVLLMNMPTEQAFWCLVQISEQYLPGYYSPLLEGVLFDAAMLTRVLKKTCPAAHKHLQRHGVEPLMFATDWLMCLFTRHLPFNTLLRVWDLFFCYGVRVLFQVAVVLVRRALGRVEQREACEGQMETLERLRGVREQVQQEDDNFIAEDLERQTERELEKWRMERPASTFDPRGRCHGYRMAWARVREREEERNRKEREKGNLSLPLIRSPSLLSLSPSLLRKKWIRGSRTDIGEWEGEGRGVRKVSEVWEERSKGGKLRRRSEMDGSPTRAPGVPCPATEDRAPVETREPLEHKEPIEQEDRRQKTQLTPDSDREPSQQHQLTSDHSVTSQGQREEQGGLSQTPVSEQHSDSQTQETDHSKDTMQTQEVLNKQSTASANFITVHIVTETKGEAETSKETETCAGAMTEEETAPDTDLKIYTEEETAPDTDLKTYTEEETAPDTDLKTYTEEETAPDTDLKTYTEEETAPDTDLKTYTEEETAPDTDLKTYTEEETAPDTDLKTYTEEETAPDTDLKTYIEAKTEKERVTETHTDVEIQIRAEAKKEEEMEAEVQKGLHTDKSVETETDMGSKETATQTDLNTDTETDTQQEADVNLEAETDTGSLTERDKGTGTETHTDKEIQARTEIQSHKGTETRTDKKSEAVRETALEAHTEPETQEENESAMHIEADTRVEAELGSQIEAETQTDKESEIRVAVYQGIETRTEKATDTNTGTETTMESPHDIQRRTETAKTEVQYTEPSSTIPANQSQVSPELTSTTEPAEERNSSEQKLPEKPQSPVTIRPDQETQKIRESEGEKEKKASTDILPPLHQGKSLTGEIPHIPDNPKSQSQSESPPPADSKADSGNSVSTQIDVSSQRTTPCDGPWATPSGDFRLCKFSSSRRLTRRLSEDLFTKPNQSQPTFTQSNQSNIGFIQSNQPQPTSPIQVPKRPESPKRVTGSNPDTVPSQTGPKSVKGSTDTPRLFGLFRRLKGEQPRQDREKGEHKVPIPQILIQDFSDGTGEGSTVRGEEEENLSSRERRRRRREQERREKEEEKLQKKREKELEKERKRERRKPQTRGKSFQVLHSSVPLPENSGSQTFGSKRNSTPSMETYF, from the exons ATGCAGAGTGCGTCCACCCCGACCCAGACGCCCCCCAGCGGAGAGGACAGTTCTGGTTCTGACagggggtcagaggtcagtgtTGGAGCTCtagccacagagacagaccgcTTCGGCTTCATCCTGGGGAATGGATCCACTGCTGG GAGTGAAGGCCCGTCCCCTGAGCtcgttagacagagagaggccaAGTGGATCAACATCATAAGCCAATGGGATCGTGTCTTACTAAAAAATTCCAGCAAG GTCAAAGAGCAGTGTCAGAAAGGCATCCCAGCATCCCTCAGGGCTAAATGTTGGCCACTGCTGTGTGGCGCCACAGACAGAATGCGCCACAACAAGGACCTCTATCAG gCTCTGGACTCCAGACCCGCACTCCAGAGCTGGGTGGACGTTATAGAGAGAGACTTAGACCGCCAGTTCCCCTTCCATGAGATGTTCCTCTCCAGAGACGGCCATGG ACAGCGTGGTCTGTTCCGGGTGCTGAAGGCCTTCACTCAGCTGAAGCCTGAGGAGGGCTACTGCCAGGCCCAGGGACCTGTAGCAGCTGTACTGCTGATGAACATGCCTACTGAG CAGGCATTCTGGTGTCTGGTGCAGATCAGTGAACAGTACCTCCCTGGCTACTACAGTCCCCTTCTG GAGGGGGTTCTCTTTGACGCAGCCATGCTGACCAGGGTGCTGAAGAAGACGTGTCCCGCGGCTCACAAGCACCTGCAGAGACACGGCGTGGAGCCTCTGATGTTCGCCACCGATTGGTTGATGTGCCTGTTCACACGCCACCTACCCTTTAACACCTTGCTCAGGGTCTGGGACCTGTTCTTCTGCTACG GAGTGCGTGTGTTGTTCCAGGTGGCGGTGGTGTTGGTGCGCAGGGCTCTGGGCCGGGTGGAGCAGAGGGAGGCGTGCGAGGGCCAGATGGAGACTCTGGAGAGGCTGAGGGGTGTGAGGGAGCAGGTGCAGCAGGAGGACGATAACTTCATTGCAGAG GATCTAGAGAGGCAGActgagagagagctggagaagtGGAGAATGGAACGGCCCGCCTCCACCTTTGATCCCCGGGGTCGTTGCCACGGATATCGGATGGCGTGGGCGAGGGttcgagagagggaggaggagaggaacaggaaggagagggagaaagggaacctgtccctccctctgattcgctcgccctccctcctctctctctctccctcgctcctccgCAAGAAGTGGATAAGAGGGAGTAGGACAGACAttggggagtgggagggagaaggcagaggggtGAGGAAGGTTTCAGaggtgtgggaggagagaagcaaGGGAGGGAAACTGAGGAGAAGAAGTGAGATGGATGGTAGTCCAACGAGGGCTCCGGGTGTTCCATGTCCAGCTACAGAGGACAGGGCCCCAGTGGAAACGAGAGAACCGTTAGAACACAAAGAACCCATAGAACAGGAGGACAGAAGGCAGAAAACCCAGCTGACCCCAGATTCAGACAGAGAACCTTCCCAGCAGCATCAGCTCACCTCGGACCACAGCGTCACCTCacagggccagagagaggagcaggggggtcTCAGCCAGACACCAGTCTCTGAGCAGCACAGCGACAGCCAGACACAGGAAACTGACCACAGTAAAGACACCATGCAAACACAGGAAGTACTGAACAAACAGTCAACAGCGAGTGCAAATTTCATCACAGTGCATATAGTGACAGAGAcgaagggagaggcagagacaagcaaggagacagagacatgtgCAGGAGCAATGACAGAGGAGGAAACTGCTCCAGACACAGACCTGAAGATATACACAGAGGAGGAAACTGCTCCAGACACAGACCTGAAGACATACACAGAGGAGGAAACTGCTCCAGACACAGACCTGAAGACATACACAGAGGAGGAAACTGCTCCAGACACAGACCTGAAGACATACACAGAGGAGGAAACTGCTCCAGACACAGACCTGAAGACATACACAGAGGAGGAAACTGCTCCAGACACAGACCTGAAGACATACACAGAGGAGGAAACTGCTCCAGACACAGACCTGAAGACATACACAGAGGAGGAAACTGCTCCAGACACAGACCTGAAGACATACATTGAAGCAAAGACAGAGAAGGAAAGAGTGACAGAGACCCACACAGATGTAGAGATTCAGATACGAGCAGAAGCCAAgaaagaggaggaaatggaggcaGAGGTACAGAAAGGACTACACACAGATAAAAGTGTAGAGACCGAGACGGACATGGGGTCAAAAGAGACAGCGACTCAAACAGATTTGAATACAGACACggagacagacacacaacaaGAGGCAGATGTAAACTTGGAGGCAGAAACAGACACGGGCTCACTGACCGAGAGAGACAAAGGCactggcacagagacacacaccgacAAGGAGATACAGGCTCGTACAGAGATCCAGTCACACAAAGGGACGGAGACACGGACAGATAAAAAATCTGAGGCAGTGAGAGAAACGGCATTAGAGGCACATACAGAACCAGAGACGCAGGAAGAAAATGAGTCAGCGATGCACATAGAGGCAGACACAAGAGTAGAGGCAGAGTTGGGGTCACAGATTGAGGCAGAAACACAGACGGACAAAGAATCAGAGATACGTGTAGCTGTATACCAAGGGATTGAGACGCGCACGGAGAAAGCCACTGACACAAACACAGGGACAGAGACGACCATGGAGTCTCCACATGACATTCAGAGACGCACAGAGACAGCAAAGACGGaggtacagtacacagagccctCTAGCACAATACCAGCCAATCAGAGCCAGGTTTCTCCAGAGTTGACATCCACTACTGAGCCTGCGGAGGAGAGGAACTCATCAGAACAGAAGCTTCCTGAAAAACCCCAGAGTCCAGTTACCATCCGTCCAGATCAGGAGACCCAGAAAAtcagggagagtgaaggagagaaagaaaagaaagccTCAACTGACATCCTTCCACCATTACATCAGGGGAAATCACTGACAGGTGAAATCCCTCACATACCTGACAACCCAAAGTCACAAAGTCAGAGTGAGTCTCCCCCTCCTGCAGACTCAAAGGCTGACTCTGGCAACTCGGTGTCCACACAAATTGATGTCTCGTCCCAAAGGACTACGCCCTGTGATGGACCGTGGGCAACCCCTTCCGGAGACTTCCGGCTCTGCAAATTCTCCAGCTCCCGGAGGCTCACCCGCAGGCTCTCTGAGGATCTCTTCACTAAGCCCAACCAATCACAACCCACCTTCACACAATCCAATCAATCAAATATAGGCTTCATTCAGTCCAATCAACCACAACCCACATCTCCCATTCAGGTACCAAAGCGCCCAGAATCACCCAAACGGGTGACAGGGAGCAACCCGGACACTGTCCCATCTCAGACTGGGCCTAAATCTGTCAAAGGGTCGACCGACACCCCCAGGCTATTTGGTCTCTTCCGCAGGCTCAAAGGGGAGCAACCAAGGCAggacagggagaaaggggagCACAAAGTCCCCATTCCCCAAATCCTGATCCAGGACTTCAGTGACGGGACAGGTGAGGGGAGCACGGtcaggggggaggaagaggagaacttGAGctccagagagaggaggaggagacggagggagcaggagaggagggagaaagaggaggagaagttacagaagaagagggagaaggagttagagaaagagagaaagagggagaggaggaagcctCAGACGAGGGGAAAGAGTTTTCAGGTGCTACACAGCAGTGTTCCCCTCCCTGAAAACAGTGGCTCACAGACATTTGGTTCCAAAAGAAACTCAACTCCATCTATGGAGACATACTTTTAA